A DNA window from Mariprofundus aestuarium contains the following coding sequences:
- the lnt gene encoding apolipoprotein N-acyltransferase, with protein MPFSFSPFDYSWLAIPALAGFLWLLCQGRPFRIGFAFGFGWFGLGAWWLAPTLHTYGHIPWVFALFCVVLVGCVMALLPALWAWVAAKDGGRSHWILVSFPAAAVGEEWLRGHIFTGLPWTALGNLMLDTPAVGWASWIGVYGIAFIPALLAASLLLLVTHEEKKWGMGGVVVTTLLVLAAPQPFDAAGEKSYRAALIQGNIPQDQKWDAAFLNETMFRYANLSAQVADESDIIIWPEAAIPFFLERAPDWDLWLTDQIREWRAPLLFGGLKLTGENTANNGLFAEDPNLELREFAGKQHLVPFGEYVPSWVPFLRTLVPEIANFVPAEDSGFVQARGVRYGALICYESLFPEQSRRRVQNGAEVLVNVTNDAWYGTTPAAWQHFQAARMRAVETGRYLLRAANTGVTAIIGPDGKVTATAPWWTQTALTGEFRLSDSITPYVRWGDAPLLGLLVLLVIPLFVRKESI; from the coding sequence ATGCCATTTTCTTTTTCCCCGTTTGATTATTCATGGTTGGCTATTCCGGCCCTTGCCGGATTCCTCTGGCTTCTCTGTCAGGGCAGGCCATTCCGCATCGGTTTCGCATTCGGTTTTGGTTGGTTCGGGTTGGGTGCATGGTGGCTGGCGCCAACCCTGCACACCTACGGACACATCCCATGGGTGTTTGCGCTTTTCTGTGTGGTTTTGGTGGGCTGTGTTATGGCCCTGCTGCCAGCGCTGTGGGCGTGGGTGGCGGCAAAGGATGGCGGCAGGTCGCACTGGATTCTGGTGAGCTTTCCCGCCGCTGCCGTGGGTGAAGAGTGGTTGCGTGGCCATATCTTTACGGGTCTGCCGTGGACAGCGCTCGGCAACCTGATGCTTGATACTCCGGCAGTCGGCTGGGCATCATGGATTGGTGTTTACGGCATAGCATTTATTCCGGCACTGCTTGCGGCATCGCTGCTGCTGCTTGTTACCCATGAGGAGAAAAAGTGGGGGATGGGCGGCGTTGTGGTTACCACACTGCTGGTGCTGGCTGCTCCTCAACCCTTCGATGCAGCCGGCGAGAAATCTTATCGTGCTGCCCTGATTCAGGGGAATATTCCGCAGGATCAGAAATGGGATGCTGCGTTCCTCAACGAGACAATGTTTCGTTATGCCAATCTCTCCGCTCAGGTGGCAGATGAGAGTGACATTATCATCTGGCCAGAGGCTGCGATTCCCTTCTTCCTCGAGCGTGCTCCTGATTGGGATCTCTGGCTCACTGATCAGATAAGGGAGTGGCGTGCCCCTCTGCTGTTCGGGGGACTGAAACTTACCGGAGAGAATACGGCCAATAATGGTCTTTTTGCAGAAGATCCGAATTTGGAGCTCCGCGAATTTGCGGGCAAACAGCATCTGGTGCCATTCGGCGAGTATGTTCCATCTTGGGTTCCATTCCTGCGTACGCTGGTGCCGGAGATTGCCAATTTCGTGCCAGCCGAGGATTCCGGGTTCGTGCAGGCTCGTGGAGTCCGTTATGGGGCGCTGATCTGTTACGAATCGCTCTTTCCCGAACAATCCCGCCGGCGTGTACAGAATGGTGCAGAAGTGCTGGTTAATGTTACCAACGATGCTTGGTACGGCACAACGCCTGCTGCATGGCAGCATTTCCAGGCGGCCCGCATGCGCGCTGTGGAGACAGGCCGCTACCTGTTGCGTGCTGCCAATACAGGCGTCACGGCTATTATCGGACCTGACGGGAAAGTGACAGCCACTGCTCCGTGGTGGACGCAAACGGCACTGACAGGTGAGTTCAGACTCTCTGATTCGATCACGCCGTATGTGCGTTGGGGAGATGCCCCTTTGCTGGGACTTCTGGTTTTGTTAGTAATTCCGCTGTTTGTGAGAAAGGAGAGCATATGA
- the ybeY gene encoding rRNA maturation RNase YbeY, producing MIDVVVDDDLEGIFTPPDHIEEAVLAACQVSGYSGQEPELCIRFASDDEVRQLNATWRNKDKVTDVLSFPEQVAPDFDFEDSLGDIALAVPFIADEAGRLGLPQQDHALHLIVHSTLHLLGFDHIDDSDADEMQELEREAMRLLGLHDPYPLEQKMNPEIL from the coding sequence ATGATCGATGTTGTCGTAGATGATGATCTGGAGGGGATATTCACGCCTCCGGATCATATTGAAGAGGCTGTGCTGGCCGCATGTCAGGTTTCCGGGTATTCAGGGCAGGAGCCAGAGCTCTGCATCCGCTTTGCAAGCGATGATGAGGTGCGCCAGCTCAATGCTACATGGCGGAACAAGGACAAGGTGACCGATGTGCTCTCTTTTCCTGAGCAGGTTGCCCCTGATTTCGATTTTGAAGACTCACTCGGCGATATTGCACTGGCCGTTCCCTTTATTGCAGATGAGGCAGGGCGTCTTGGCCTGCCGCAGCAGGATCATGCCCTGCACCTGATCGTACACTCCACCCTGCACCTGCTCGGTTTTGACCATATCGATGATAGTGATGCTGATGAGATGCAGGAGCTGGAGCGGGAGGCAATGCGACTTCTTGGCCTCCACGACCCCTACCCTTTAGAACAAAAAATGAATCCGGAGATACTATGA
- a CDS encoding DUF2782 domain-containing protein, with amino-acid sequence MMMRYFLLPVSLVLMLSSYAFAEEGEALPPPEVNAEAPASANDEVEVKESAPNLNEELSAPDSDVAIDVRSYQRKDGAKITEYAVHGRVFKIKVQPAGDLPAYYLEDRDGDGNFEQRLPGGGKRISPPTWVLQEF; translated from the coding sequence ATGATGATGCGATATTTTCTGTTGCCAGTTTCACTTGTTCTGATGCTCTCCTCCTATGCCTTTGCTGAAGAGGGTGAGGCTTTGCCGCCACCTGAAGTAAATGCTGAGGCGCCTGCTTCTGCCAACGATGAGGTGGAGGTAAAGGAGAGTGCTCCCAACCTCAATGAGGAACTGAGCGCACCTGATAGCGATGTAGCGATTGATGTGCGCTCCTATCAGCGTAAAGATGGTGCCAAGATCACAGAGTATGCTGTGCACGGGCGTGTATTTAAGATCAAAGTTCAGCCGGCTGGCGACCTGCCTGCCTACTACCTTGAGGATCGTGATGGCGATGGCAACTTTGAGCAGCGCCTGCCCGGTGGTGGCAAACGCATTTCACCACCAACCTGGGTTCTGCAAGAGTTCTGA
- a CDS encoding transporter associated domain-containing protein: MNSAIKKGQHRLRESLIEHLRPGRDEAELLSVLGRAEAVQSDGQRSMLEQVVAFNDTRVREVMVPRSQIHAVNVDASLAEVEVALIEYGVTRLVVMEADIDHVLGVVHIQDVLAARVRGEEPSLTTLMRPCLRVLELEQVPGLLEEMRDHSCHIAMVLDEYGGTAGLVTLSDLLHEIVGEIGEEGEDESECQLQADGSYMVEAHMHIEDLIGEIGVQLPLGDYDTVGGWITASLARIPKRGETAMLDGFQVHIIEADPRRITKVRMIRLQDIKKNTAGD, encoded by the coding sequence ATGAATTCCGCAATCAAGAAAGGGCAGCACAGGCTGCGCGAGTCCTTGATCGAACACCTTCGTCCTGGCCGTGATGAGGCAGAGTTGCTCTCCGTTCTCGGGCGTGCTGAGGCTGTTCAGTCCGATGGACAGCGTAGCATGCTTGAGCAGGTGGTTGCCTTTAACGATACCCGTGTGCGCGAGGTGATGGTGCCGCGTTCGCAGATTCATGCGGTAAACGTGGATGCTTCTCTTGCAGAGGTAGAGGTCGCCCTGATTGAATATGGTGTCACCCGACTGGTGGTGATGGAGGCAGATATCGACCATGTGCTTGGCGTGGTACATATCCAGGATGTTCTGGCTGCGAGGGTTCGTGGCGAGGAGCCTTCTCTGACCACATTGATGCGCCCCTGCCTGCGTGTGCTGGAGCTGGAACAGGTACCCGGACTGCTTGAGGAGATGCGGGATCACTCCTGCCATATCGCCATGGTACTGGATGAGTATGGCGGCACCGCCGGCCTTGTGACGCTCTCAGACCTACTGCATGAGATCGTAGGTGAGATCGGTGAAGAGGGAGAGGACGAGAGTGAGTGCCAGTTGCAGGCCGATGGCAGCTATATGGTAGAGGCCCATATGCATATCGAAGATTTGATTGGTGAGATCGGTGTTCAGTTGCCACTGGGTGATTACGATACGGTCGGCGGCTGGATTACAGCCTCTCTGGCGCGGATTCCGAAGCGAGGAGAAACTGCGATGCTGGATGGATTCCAGGTTCATATCATTGAGGCTGATCCCCGGCGTATTACAAAGGTGCGCATGATCCGCTTGCAGGATATCAAGAAGAACACCGCCGGTGACTGA
- a CDS encoding Smr/MutS family protein, with the protein MADEDELFAEAMGRVRPLAASNKIDSESLKKRKKEQLSRRVRVGTIEPPQRAFSPEVTDGPWQLIADGVSRERVRRLGAGRPPVGPTFDLHGMRRDEALELLVEGFNAALLDGQRALRIIHGRGLHSQGKAILKEAVYHWLREGAFAHAVLAAIPEPGSGGGACLVLLRRQGT; encoded by the coding sequence ATGGCGGATGAAGATGAACTGTTTGCCGAGGCGATGGGCAGGGTTCGCCCGCTTGCCGCTTCTAACAAGATTGATTCCGAAAGCCTGAAAAAACGAAAAAAAGAGCAGCTCTCCAGGCGGGTTCGGGTTGGCACGATCGAGCCGCCGCAACGCGCCTTTTCACCCGAAGTGACAGACGGTCCGTGGCAACTGATTGCTGATGGCGTATCCCGCGAACGGGTGCGGCGGCTGGGGGCAGGACGACCGCCTGTCGGTCCCACCTTTGACCTGCATGGCATGCGACGCGATGAAGCGCTGGAGCTGCTGGTTGAAGGTTTCAATGCGGCGCTGTTGGATGGGCAGCGGGCACTTCGTATCATTCACGGGCGTGGCCTGCATTCACAGGGAAAGGCGATTCTCAAGGAGGCGGTCTACCACTGGTTGCGCGAAGGGGCTTTTGCACATGCTGTGCTGGCGGCCATCCCCGAGCCGGGAAGCGGTGGTGGCGCCTGTCTGGTGCTGTTGCGCAGGCAGGGAACATAA
- a CDS encoding thiamine phosphate synthase: MRVKLPSLIVITDSSRYSDELLFAALEQALAHGVDAVLLREKALTSAKLLALASRLRELTTAFGVALYIHTQADIANAVDADGVHVGSGDVTNIPAIRRWLNNPEKTVSVSCHTAQELQLAEQHGADFVFLSPVFPTQSHPGSPHLGVKGFNTMASTTKLPVVALGGIDSSNCGELKGRRVAVIGAILGAEDPGKAAKALHKAIFQG, from the coding sequence ATGCGGGTAAAGCTCCCGTCCCTGATTGTTATTACTGACAGTAGCCGATATTCGGATGAGCTCCTCTTCGCAGCACTGGAGCAGGCTTTAGCCCATGGGGTTGATGCGGTTCTTCTGCGCGAAAAGGCGCTGACTTCGGCAAAGCTTCTGGCGCTGGCGTCACGCTTGCGTGAACTCACCACTGCTTTTGGGGTCGCGCTCTATATTCATACACAGGCGGATATCGCCAATGCGGTAGATGCTGACGGGGTACATGTCGGAAGCGGTGATGTTACGAATATCCCGGCTATTCGCCGCTGGTTGAATAACCCGGAGAAAACCGTCTCGGTCTCCTGCCACACGGCGCAGGAGCTGCAGCTTGCTGAGCAGCACGGGGCGGATTTCGTATTTCTCTCACCTGTTTTTCCGACGCAGAGCCATCCGGGCTCCCCCCATCTGGGTGTAAAAGGATTCAACACTATGGCATCGACGACAAAGCTTCCGGTGGTGGCGCTCGGCGGCATCGACAGCAGCAACTGTGGCGAGCTGAAGGGCCGGCGCGTAGCCGTCATTGGCGCCATCCTCGGCGCAGAGGATCCCGGAAAAGCCGCAAAAGCCTTGCATAAGGCTATTTTCCAAGGCTGA
- a CDS encoding PhoH family protein → MTAVTLRLEARDSFSLQSLCGAGNRILNRVEQFYQVRFHGQPGQWDIEGERAEAARATMLRLAEYAAAQPDELSDVDVEGVLKDLGQGEQSTKDERDQGVLIAGRRHVGGKTPNQRSYLKSIKHNTLTLAVGPAGSGKTYLAVAAAVAALNSNRVERIILTRPAVEAGERLGFLPGDMQQKVDPYLRPLFDALSDMLGVETMNAMLEQGRIEVAPLAYMRGRTLNDAFVILDEAQNTTREQMKMFLTRLGFGSMMVVTGDVTQIDLPRHQQSGLLHALQVLEHVPDIGISRLSSRDVVRHQLVEQIVNAYEGLEKKEQ, encoded by the coding sequence ATGACAGCAGTTACCCTGCGCCTTGAGGCGCGCGATTCATTCTCTTTGCAGAGCCTGTGCGGTGCCGGAAACCGGATACTCAACAGGGTTGAGCAGTTTTATCAGGTTCGTTTTCACGGTCAGCCCGGCCAATGGGATATTGAGGGGGAACGCGCCGAGGCGGCGCGCGCGACCATGTTGCGGCTTGCTGAGTACGCGGCAGCACAACCTGATGAACTCAGTGATGTCGATGTTGAGGGCGTATTGAAGGACCTCGGGCAGGGAGAGCAGAGCACAAAGGATGAACGCGATCAGGGGGTTTTGATTGCCGGGCGGCGCCATGTTGGCGGCAAAACGCCCAACCAGCGCAGCTACCTCAAGTCGATCAAGCACAACACCCTGACACTGGCCGTTGGCCCCGCAGGATCGGGTAAAACCTATCTGGCGGTTGCAGCAGCAGTCGCAGCCCTGAACAGTAACCGCGTTGAACGCATTATCCTCACGCGCCCTGCCGTAGAGGCCGGAGAGAGGCTGGGTTTTCTTCCCGGTGATATGCAGCAGAAGGTTGATCCCTATTTGCGGCCGCTATTTGATGCGCTCTCCGATATGCTGGGTGTGGAGACGATGAATGCGATGCTTGAGCAGGGGCGTATTGAAGTTGCTCCGCTTGCCTACATGCGCGGTCGTACCCTCAATGATGCCTTTGTGATTCTTGATGAGGCGCAGAATACCACCCGGGAGCAGATGAAGATGTTCCTGACCCGGCTCGGCTTCGGCTCGATGATGGTTGTTACCGGTGATGTGACTCAGATCGATCTGCCACGCCACCAGCAGAGTGGGCTGTTGCATGCGCTGCAGGTGCTGGAGCATGTTCCTGATATCGGTATCTCCCGCTTGAGCAGCCGCGATGTTGTGCGCCATCAGCTGGTTGAACAGATCGTCAATGCCTATGAAGGGCTGGAGAAAAAAGAGCAATGA
- a CDS encoding SixA phosphatase family protein — protein MKQLILIRHAKSSWDDLSARDFDRDLSKRGRGDAPDMGRRLAERGLVPDAFVISSSQRTRSTAYLMAEQFGFPAEEIKLKSELYLASPATMLKLIRHTPDHVQRLALLAHNPGITELTNQLARSCIDNIPTCGVAILELSIESWSEAGSRTQLLDFDYPKREIEAAALQQES, from the coding sequence ATGAAGCAGCTGATCCTGATTCGGCATGCCAAGTCCAGCTGGGATGACTTGAGTGCGAGAGATTTTGACAGGGACTTGAGTAAGCGTGGCCGTGGTGATGCACCGGATATGGGGCGCAGGCTGGCTGAAAGGGGGTTGGTTCCGGATGCCTTCGTTATTAGCTCATCGCAGCGGACCAGAAGTACGGCATATCTGATGGCTGAGCAGTTCGGGTTCCCTGCTGAGGAGATCAAGCTCAAAAGCGAACTCTACCTGGCAAGCCCCGCCACAATGCTTAAGCTGATACGACACACTCCCGATCATGTGCAACGCCTTGCCCTGCTGGCACACAACCCGGGAATCACCGAGTTGACCAATCAGCTGGCTAGAAGCTGCATTGACAATATTCCCACCTGCGGCGTAGCGATCCTTGAACTGTCGATTGAGTCATGGAGCGAAGCCGGAAGCCGCACCCAGCTGCTCGATTTTGACTATCCGAAACGTGAAATCGAGGCGGCCGCATTGCAACAGGAGTCATAG
- a CDS encoding NAD(P)H-dependent glycerol-3-phosphate dehydrogenase, which translates to MSRQQVCVLGAGSWGTALALVLARSGQRDVWLVTRDKAQAIEIESARENSRYLPGINLPANIRVTADTALAIDSIDACVYALPCVAVDAFLPLLAQGDYPVIAACKGLHPESLIRTDEMLGGYIDKERIALLSGPSFAIEVAKGQPTAIVMAAENLSLAAAAASFFDATNFRIYLSDDVVGVAMGGALKNVIAIAAGMADGLGFGHNSVAAAVTRGLAEMARLSVACGGSTETLMGLSGLGDLVLTCTGELSRNRQFGVAIAKGKGCEAAIEEIGQVVEGVRTARAANQLAEKLNIELPLMQSIHRVLTGEIDIHDAVVELMARPERPE; encoded by the coding sequence ATGAGCAGGCAGCAGGTGTGTGTGTTGGGGGCAGGATCGTGGGGCACTGCGCTGGCATTGGTTCTGGCCCGTAGTGGCCAGCGAGATGTGTGGTTGGTCACTAGGGATAAGGCGCAGGCGATTGAAATTGAATCTGCACGGGAGAACAGCCGCTACCTACCGGGCATTAACCTGCCCGCCAATATTCGGGTAACGGCAGATACGGCCCTTGCCATAGATAGTATTGATGCCTGCGTTTATGCGCTGCCCTGTGTCGCCGTGGATGCTTTTCTGCCGCTTCTTGCCCAAGGTGATTATCCGGTGATTGCAGCCTGCAAAGGACTGCATCCGGAAAGCTTGATCCGTACCGATGAGATGCTGGGCGGATATATCGATAAAGAACGCATTGCCCTGCTCTCCGGACCTTCATTTGCGATTGAGGTGGCCAAAGGGCAGCCGACGGCAATTGTCATGGCGGCAGAGAACCTGTCGCTGGCTGCGGCCGCCGCCTCCTTTTTCGATGCAACCAATTTCCGCATCTATCTCAGTGATGATGTGGTTGGCGTAGCCATGGGTGGCGCGCTGAAGAATGTCATTGCCATTGCCGCGGGCATGGCCGATGGGCTCGGCTTCGGCCATAACTCGGTGGCAGCGGCAGTGACCCGGGGGCTTGCCGAGATGGCGCGTCTAAGTGTGGCTTGTGGCGGCAGCACTGAGACACTGATGGGGCTCTCCGGGCTTGGTGATCTGGTGCTAACCTGTACAGGCGAGCTCTCACGCAATCGCCAGTTTGGTGTTGCAATTGCCAAAGGCAAAGGGTGTGAGGCTGCGATTGAGGAGATTGGCCAGGTCGTTGAAGGGGTGAGGACGGCAAGGGCCGCGAATCAACTGGCCGAAAAACTGAATATCGAACTGCCACTGATGCAGAGCATTCACCGTGTATTGACCGGTGAGATTGATATTCACGATGCGGTGGTGGAGCTGATGGCGAGGCCGGAGCGGCCGGAATAG